GATAGCGGCGTTCAAACGCCTCGCGTCCGCCTTCCATCACCCGGCAGACTTCTTCCCGTATGGCTTCCTCCTGCAGAGAGCCTGACCGCACTACAGTGCATTGCCCACCCCGAAAGTCGAGAACGTGTAACATCTCTGCATCGCCGTTCACCACCACGTTCGGGTTATGGGTTACAACGATAATCTGCCGTCGGAGTTTGTTTTCCCGAATTTGCCTTACGACAAGGTCGTAGATCAGGTGATTGTCCAGGTCGTCTTCCGGCTGGTCCAGCACCAGCGGCTCGTCGCCATGCGCGAGCAAGAAGGCCAGCATTGCTGCTGCTCGCTGCCCGGCGGATGCCTGGGCAATAGGTTGAAAATCCGTGCCGTCGCCTGTCTTCCGGGAACCATGCCAGCACTTTATCGAGCAACTCAGGCGTCCGATCAAATTGGCGCTTGAGATAGTTGTTAAAATGTCCGCCGAAGCTGCCTGTACCACAGCAGGTGGCTTCAATGCGATCCTTGAGGCTCTTCAGCCGGGCTTCGAGCACGACACGTCGTTCCGCCGAGTCCTCCGGCAAGTCCGCGAGCAGTTGCGCTACGCTCCCCCTGCTTGGCTGATCGTCCTCCATGGCCAGGATATCGTCCTGGAACCGGTCGTCGAGAACGTTCAACACCTCCCGTAAGGAACGTTCAAGGACTCGGAGGTCGTCACCGTAGGTCCGGCTCTGAATGCGGACAAAGTTGTTGTCAGCCAGCGCCTCGGTGAGAAAATGGTCGCGAGCGTCACTGACAGCGCGACGAGCCTCCAAGACTCTGCGGAGTCCCGTTTGTGACTCCCCTACCAGTCTGTCGCGTTCTTCCCGCAGCGAATCCAGACGTGCCAATTCAGTGTCGATCCGCTGCCGATCCTGCACTAAGCGGCTGTATTCGCTCGGATCGGTGACGCCCTCTTCGCGCAGCATTTCGATCAACCTATCGTAGTTGGTATCCGCCCGGCCCACGGCTTGTTGCCACGCGCTGCTTGTCACTGCTTCGCGCTGGGTCTTGACCACGCCGCGCAGACCTTGCGCGGTGGCGTGCACATCGTCAGCCGCCATGCGCACGGCGGCGGCCAGTGTGTCTATGATCGCAGTGACCTCGCGATCTTCGGCTGAGTCCGTGACGAACAGCTCGTCGGGCAGGTCTTCGGATTGCAACTCTGCGGCTACCGCCTCAAGACGCCCAGCAGCCTCCGCGGCGACATCGAACTGCCGCTCCGTTTCTCTACGCTGACGGCCTCGGCGTCGGTAGCTTGTCAGGACTGCGGTATGCCCCGCTTCCTCGAAGCGCTTCAGTTTTCGCTCTACGTCCTCGTGCTCGACGATGAGGGCGTCCCGGTCGGCCAACCTGCCTTCAAGTTCCCGAATACGTGCTCGCAAGGCATAAAATGCGTCTTTGGCACCGTTCAGGTCTTTTTGGAGTGCGGCTACGCCAGCCGCCTCGTCAATCACCTGCAACAACGCCTGCTGGTTCTCGCCGGCCAGTTCGGCTATCTGCCCCTGGCTGAACATGCGAATCGGAAATCGTGCCGGCGTCACGGTCTGAGCCGATGAGGGCTGCCAGTTGCCCCCGGCTTCTTCCTCCACGCTCGTGTCATCACCCTTCCGTCGTACCCGATACCGGACGCCGTCACGCATCACGGTCCAGCCGAGCTTGGTCGAGCCTGTCAAACCGCCCTCGTCCATGCGCTTCGAGGGCACCCGATTGAATCGTTCAAAGGTCAAGCGGGGTCCGCTGCGCTCTTCTAACAGTTGCAATTCATGTTCACGCCTTGCCGCAAGCCTCAAGGCATGGATGACTGTCGACTTGCCCGTACCACGTCCACCGACCAGGGCGTTGAGCCACGGGCTGAACTCGAGCCTGACCGGTCCACCGTGTCCCATGTACCGCGCGTCCTCAACCTCGATGGCTTCGATGTAATACTTTGGCAGCGCGAAGGGGTCGAAGGGGGCTGGTTCGTCGCTGCGCCGGATTGAAAAGCCTCCGCCGTCCAACAATGCCAGCCGCAGTCCTTCAAGCGATGGGCTCGCCATCTTGACCCAGGTGTAGTGTGAGCCGGGGGAATGACATCCAGTCTGGCTGGCGGAGTGATGGGAGTCTGAGCCGAGAACCTTCGTCCAACTGAGCTTGCGACGACGGTACAGCTCAGGTTCCCCGGCGTGTGGATCGCAGACTTCCATTGCGAACAGGCCGGCGAAGTCGAGCAAGGGCGCTAGTGTGTTGCCTGCCAGTTTCCAGGCGCCCGACGGGCCATCCGCATGGGCGAGAATGGGGAGAGCGCCGGCTCTGCTGATCGCTTCCACGACCCTGATGGGCGCGGCGTCCACCGCGCTGTCACTCGCGCCCCGGCTCCCGCGATACCCGACAGCCCCGAGCAGCCTTGTGACGTCGTCCGAGCTGGTGTCGGTGTCGAGTACGGCAAGGATGTGGATACCGCCATTGGCGGTGACTTCCACACCCGGGAACAGGTATAAGGACCGAAAGTCGGGATGTCGCTCGTGTTCCAATTCGTTGAGCGCCTGTTTGAGCGGATCGATCCACTCGCCCGAGTTGTGATCCGTCACCGCTACACAATCCACGCCAGCACGCATGAAGCCGAGCAGCCAGTCCTTCGGTGTGATTTGCCTCACGGAGGCTTGATCGCCTCCTTTGCCATAGTCCCGGGAGGCTGGCGTATGGGTATGAAAGTCGAACTTCCACCAGCGCGCGCCCGGATATCGCCACTGTCGGCCTTGATCGGATGTCATGCTTGTGCCTCGACTCGCTCGGTTTGCTTTGGGAGGCGTTATGTACGCTTCCTCACCAGAACGTGGTCTTCAGATTGATTTGGTGTATCATTGCTCCAAGCCCGGTCAACCCAGGTATTCCGTTGCCACTCGGGATGCTGATATATGGAGCGGTTGAGTGCTGTATCCGGAGAGAAACGGAAGTCCTCATGCCAAATCAAGACGTGATCCGCGCGGTGGAGCAGCTCGGCGTAGCTTATGAGCTGATTCGCATCGACCCGGCCGATGCCGAGACGGTCGTGTTCTGCCAGAAGTACGGCTACGCCCTCCACGAGTCGGGCAACACGATTATTGTCGCCTCCAAGAAAGAGCCCAAGCGGTTTGCCGCCTGTGTGGTGCTGGCCCATACCCAGCTGGACGTGAACAAACGGGTACGCAAGCTGATGGGGGTGTCAAAAGCCTCATTTGCGACCGCCGAGGAGATGCACGCCGCCACCGGTATGCAGGTCGGTGGGGTGACGCCGTTTTCGCTGCCGGCCGAGTGGCCGCTGTACGTGGACGAGCGGGTCATGGGGCTGGACTGGGTGGTGCTGGGCGGTGGTGGCCGGGATACAAAAATCAAGATCCGCCCGGCGGTGTTTTCCCGCCTGGAGGCCGAAATCGTGCCAGACCTGGCAATCGAGCGTCATTAGGCCGTGGCTTGTTGGCCAAGACCCGGCGCAGTACAGTGGGCTGCCCGAACAATCCCAAACACAGGAGCAAGCATGTCGTCTAGCCGTCTTCGCCTTATCCAAAGAAAAAACGTGTCGTCCCTCCGTAGCTTGACACGTTTCCTCTTTCCTCGTCCCGTGCGTTCCTGTTTCGCCCTGCTGCTTGCACTTGGGCTCCTCATCGCCAGCGTCCCGGCGTTCGCCGAATCCCTGCCAGACGAACACAGAACCTGGCGGCTCGTCTCGGAGCTGTCCGAAGAAGAGTTGGCGTCCATTGATTTTGCGACCGACACCCCCCGGGACGCGACCATTCCGTATCTGCCGGCCGAAGCTTATCCGTTTGAGGCACCCTACACGGCCGAGGAAATGGGTTTCCGCTCCATGGAATTTCCGCATATGCCGCGCTGGAACTGTGTCCAGATTGAAGACGGCGGGGTGCTGACGCCCAGCGGCTATCTGTCCAATCTCAAGGTCATCGTGCTGGTTCACTACCGGGAGCCGGCAGGCCTGCTCGGCCATCTGACCGCCCCGCCCGGCGAACTGTTCTCCCGCTGGCTCACCCAGGATCTGATGCCGCCGGAGAATCACGGCAACCAGCTGCTGTTCATCAGCTACCGGACCGATAAGGAGCAACGCAAAAAGGCCGACCTGTTCGGCTATTCTCCGACCCTGCGCCGCGTCCGGCGTTTCCCCCAACCCCTGCGCGAGGAAAGAATGATCGGCTGGCCGCTGACCTATGACGACTCGGTCGGACGCGACGCCTGGGAGTTCAACTGGCGCTTGCTGGGCACCGATGTCCTGCACGAAACCATACGCTTTCCGGTCACCCGCCAGACCATCACCCTGGCGTCCCCGGGCGGCGTGTTTACCGATGTGGCGGCCAAAGATCTCAAGCTCATGGGCGAGGACTACGCCCACTACAACCCTGACGGCAGTGTCTCGACCTATGTGGTCGAAGCCCGGCCCAAGGCCGACTGGCTGCCCGACTATTACGCCGGCAGGGTCATCTATTGGCTGGACCAGCACCTGTTCTATCCCCTGCGTACCGAGGTCCACAGCCCCGACGGTGAGCTGCTGTTCATTGACGAGCGGGTCGCCACGATCATGAATCCAGACCTGGGCGACCGGGGCTATCACAACCTGATCGCCGTGTGGTGGGACGTTCGAGAGGATTTCTACGGCTACAGCGTCCATGACGCGATGAGCGTCAAAACCTGGTCTCAAAAAGACCTGGACGTGTTCTTCAGTCCCGACTTCATGCGTCGTGGCTGGTTCCCCGAACCGCTCAAGACCCAGGCCGCGATCAGTTCACCCGATGAGTTTTTTCTGCGCCCGTATCTGTACCGGGACAAGTTTCCCGAGGCGCGCAGCTTCCAGCTGCCGGCTAGCCTGGAAGCCCGCATCCGGGCCCAGAATGCGGCCGGGCGAATTGTGTTCGGAGAAGATGGGGAGCTTGCCCAGGCAGCCGTCCCGGTGGATTGATACCCCTGGTGGCTGCCGCCCGTATCTTTGTATCCTGCAATCTCTGGAAGGTGACTGTTTATGAGAACGGGTAGGGATATATGTCACCGAGGCTCCGACCCAAGAAATAATTACAATCCCAAGTAGTGTCCGTTCAAACATTGTCATCTTTAATTTTCGTGTGAATTGCCTGGTGATAATTCGTTCAGCCGTTCTTGAGCGGCTTGCGCCCACTCTTCATAGCCTTAGTTTTTTCGACAAGTCACTGATTCCTAGATTTCGACAAGTCACTGATTCCTAGATCGTTTAGGGGATGATGCTATGTGGGCGGCCTTTTGGAAGGCTCGGAAGCAGAGTCAGTATAAAAATACTTTTGCACAAGCTGTTGAACAAGCGTTAGAGCCAGCGCTAGAGGATGAGTTTATGCAAGCGGCCATCCTTATGCCCGTCTTGGAGGGACAAGCCGTTGCTAACGATTTTGCAGAGGCGCAAAGGACTATGGATCGGCTCCTTGAGCTTGGGCGGACAGTCGCTGACGCCCCTCGCAAACTTATCGTTCTTCTCAGTGTAGCTAGAGCAAGCAACATGTTCGGAAGAAAAGCGGAGGCTCGTAGCCTGGTAGATCAGATGCTCTCAGTCAATACTCCCATTTCTGGTGATTTGCCACCAGAGTCCCTTCTAATTTTAGGCGGTATAGCCCAAGTGCTCGCTGATATGGGCGACAAGCAAAAAGCGGCGGCCCTTCTTGATAATGTGTTAGAAGACTTTGATGTCACGTCTGTGGACAATGAGAATAGGAGGGATGAAGTGCTCGCGCTGCTTTTGACCGTGCGGGCTGGAATGCAGGACTTTCCGAACGCTATCAGCACCCTGGATGAGGCGCTTGTTTTTGCCGAAATGATCGATCCGAGGGAGAGCGCACAGGCCGACACAATAATTCTAATTGCCGAGGCATATGCAAAAATAGGAGCGGTGTCCGAGGCTCGCACAGCATTGTCACGAGCAATCGGGCTAGCTCGTGGACTACCAGATTCAGGCTCCCAAGCAGTTCTTTTTATGAGCATTGCCAAAGTCCAAAACATACTCGGTGATAAAGCAAAAACGAATGCTTCGCTGTCGTATGCGTCTGAACGGGTACTGCGTATCGTCGAAAAACCGGAACGGGCCATAGCGCTTGCTTTGTTAGCGCAGGCATATGTTGAGGCCGGAAGAGCAAAGAAAGCGCACCCAGTAATATACTCAGCGATACGAGTAGCGTCCAAAATACGAGACAAAGAAGAGAAGGCTATTGCCTTAGCCAACGTTACTCGTTCAATGGCTAAGGTAGCCAAAGAGCTTTCTTTTCCACTCATTTGATACATTGTGACTAAGCCTCTAACTACGAATCCCGTTTTCTAAAATGCCCATCGTCTCTAACTCTTGCAACAACACTCTCTTGTCGTCTTTGGAAATGGGAATTTTCCGCGGCGGGCACAGCAAAAGAGCTGTCCGCCGGGAAACGCGGCTTGATCCTGCGACCCGAGGGCGTACAACGGAGGCCAGAGGGGACGGCTATGGGCGAACAGACGTTTTTAAGCGGTCGGGTTCGGGTGCTGGTCGGCGATATTACCCAACAGCGGGTTGATGCGATTGTGAACGCCGCCAATGCCAGCCTGCTGGGCGGAGGTGGGGTGGACGGCGCCATCCATCGGGCCGGTGGTCCCGACATTCTGGCCGCCTGCCAGGAGATTCGACGGGTGTCCTACCCCGACGGCCTGCCGACCGGACAGGCCGTCATTACCTCTGGTGGCCGTCTGGCGGCGCGCTTTGTGATTCATACGGTCGGGCCGGTCAAGAGCGCCGAGGGCGAGCGGGCGGCCGGCCTGCTGGCGGCGTGTTATCGCAACGCGCTGGCCCTGGCCGTCGAACACGGCCTCAGCTCCATCGCCTTTCCCGCCATCTCAACCGGCGTGTACGGCTATCCGCGTGAGGAAGCCGCAGGGGTGGCCTCGCACGCCATTGCCGACTTTCTGGCCGATGACACGTCTCTCAGCGAGGTCCGGCTGGTGTTTTTCGCCGAGCAGGACGCGGCGATTTTTGTCCGTCACCAGGCCTTTTAGGCGTCGAGGTTCAGCGGAGTAAAGGCGTCGGCTTCGCCCCGTCTGAGGCGTTCCAACCCGTCCTCGCCCTCGTCACAGTACAGCTCGAACTGGTTGCCCTCGGGATCCCGAAAATACACACTCTTGGTGATGCCGTGGTCGATGGTGCCGGTGATCTCGGCCCGGCGCTGCTTGAGGGCGTGATAAAAGGCTTTGAGCGTGCCGAAGTCTTCGACCTGCAGGGCGACGTGGTGGAGGCCGACCTGGGCGTCGTGCACCGGTGTCGCCTCAGGCGGGACTTCCAACACCGCCAGATCGTGGTGCTGCTCGCCCAGGCTGAAGAACACCCCCTTGGGACGGGTGAGGCGGGTGACGACCTCGAAGCCCAACACCTGGGTATAGAACTCTTCGAGACAGTCCAGATCGCGCGCTTTTAAGACCACATGGCCGACTTTTTTGGGACGCAGCATGGTTCGTCCTCCTTTTTTCCTCCTTAGCAGCCGGTCCCCGAGTCTGTAAAGAGGAAAGGTGTCGTCCCTCCGCAGGTTGACGCGTTTCCTCTTCACAGCCGTCTTCGGCTTGAGCCGACAAACCGCCCCGTGCTAGTGAAAGAGAAACCACACGGGGGACGCGT
The sequence above is a segment of the Desulfurellaceae bacterium genome. Coding sequences within it:
- a CDS encoding O-acetyl-ADP-ribose deacetylase, producing MGEQTFLSGRVRVLVGDITQQRVDAIVNAANASLLGGGGVDGAIHRAGGPDILAACQEIRRVSYPDGLPTGQAVITSGGRLAARFVIHTVGPVKSAEGERAAGLLAACYRNALALAVEHGLSSIAFPAISTGVYGYPREEAAGVASHAIADFLADDTSLSEVRLVFFAEQDAAIFVRHQAF
- a CDS encoding DUF1329 domain-containing protein, whose amino-acid sequence is MASIDFATDTPRDATIPYLPAEAYPFEAPYTAEEMGFRSMEFPHMPRWNCVQIEDGGVLTPSGYLSNLKVIVLVHYREPAGLLGHLTAPPGELFSRWLTQDLMPPENHGNQLLFISYRTDKEQRKKADLFGYSPTLRRVRRFPQPLREERMIGWPLTYDDSVGRDAWEFNWRLLGTDVLHETIRFPVTRQTITLASPGGVFTDVAAKDLKLMGEDYAHYNPDGSVSTYVVEARPKADWLPDYYAGRVIYWLDQHLFYPLRTEVHSPDGELLFIDERVATIMNPDLGDRGYHNLIAVWWDVREDFYGYSVHDAMSVKTWSQKDLDVFFSPDFMRRGWFPEPLKTQAAISSPDEFFLRPYLYRDKFPEARSFQLPASLEARIRAQNAAGRIVFGEDGELAQAAVPVD
- a CDS encoding ATP-binding protein: MIGRLSCSIKCWHGSRKTGDGTDFQPIAQASAGQRAAAMLAFLLAHGDEPLVLDQPEDDLDNHLIYDLVVRQIRENKLRRQIIVVTHNPNVVVNGDAEMLHVLDFRGGQCTVVRSGSLQEEAIREEVCRVMEGGREAFERRYRRLGPEPVHV
- a CDS encoding VOC family protein — encoded protein: MLRPKKVGHVVLKARDLDCLEEFYTQVLGFEVVTRLTRPKGVFFSLGEQHHDLAVLEVPPEATPVHDAQVGLHHVALQVEDFGTLKAFYHALKQRRAEITGTIDHGITKSVYFRDPEGNQFELYCDEGEDGLERLRRGEADAFTPLNLDA